The following coding sequences lie in one Phalacrocorax aristotelis chromosome 2, bGulAri2.1, whole genome shotgun sequence genomic window:
- the VILL gene encoding villin-like protein, with protein sequence MTDGDTNLPTIERKLGLQIWGVENMKMVPVPEKAYGTFFEGDCYIILHTKQTSRGSTVDLHYWIGKDSSQDEQGAAALYVTQLDSALGGNPVQHREVQGHESETFQSYFRNGIIYKKGGVASGFKHVETNMYNIKRLLHVKGKKHVSATEVALSWDSFNKGDVFLLDLGKVLIQWNGPHCSIAEKSRGLALARSIRDSERGGRAQIGIIDNEKDSPDLMQIMKMVLGERHGELQDAIPDVKADELQKANVRLYHVYEKDSDLVVQEVATRPLTQDLLQHEDCYILDQGGFKIYVWKGKASSLEEKKAAFTRAVGFIQAKGYPSSTNVEVINDGAESAMFKQLFQRWTEKDETQGLGKVYTTGKIAKVEQVKFDTTQLHARPELAAEQRMVDDASGEIEVWRIEDLEMQPVNPKTYGQFYGGDCYLVLYTYLRSGRPHYVLYMWQGRHASVDEITACALNAIELDKKYGDEAVQVRVTMGKEPAHFLAIFKGKLVIYEGGTSRAQKSTPEPVIRLFQVRGTDEMNTKATEVLARASSLNSNDVFLLTTSQVCYLWCGKGCSGDEREMAKMVADIVSKRDKQTILEGQEPAQFWEALGGKAPYASEKRFQEQITHYQPRLFECSNQTGRFIMTEVVGFCQEDLDEDDVMLLDTWEEIFLWIGKASNTCERNEAIASAKEYLKTHPAGRDLATPIILVKQGYEPLNFTGWFNAWDPYKWSDGKSYEEMKNSLGDMSAIAEIKVDLNNINLNKTTLSTTNFVVSSVAGASPEYKSHFNHSNSNSYSNSSNYNNSIPSSVPNGEGMYSREVLMNKTVDELPEGVDPTKKEYYLSDADFHDIFGKSKDEFYQMPKWKQQNEKKRCGLF encoded by the exons ATGACAGACGGTGACACAAATCTCCCAACTATCGAGAGAAAGCTGGGACTGCAGATATGGGGCGTAGAG AATATGAAGATGGTTCCTGTACCTGAAAAGGCTTATGGGACTTTTTTTGAAGGGGACTGTTACATAATTCTGCAT ACCAAACAAACCTCTCGCGGCTCCACTGTGGATTTGCATTACTGGATTGGCAAGGATTCATCTCAGGATGAGCAAGGTGCCGCGGCCCTGTATGTCACCCAGCTGGACAGTGCCCTCGGTGGGAACCCTGTGCAGCACCGGGAAGTACAAGGACATGAGTCTGAAACCTTCCAAAGCTATTTCCGCAATGGCATTAT CTACAAGAAGGGAGGAGTAGCTTCAGGATTTAAGCATGTGGAGACCAATATGTACAACATCAAGCGTCTTCTTCATGTCAAGGGGAAGAAGCATGTGTCAGCCACAGAG GTAGCGCTTTCCTGGGACAGTTTCAATAAGGGTGACGTCTTCTTGCTGGACCTCGGGAAAGTGCTGATTCAGTGGAATGGACCCCACTGCAGCATTGCTGAGAAATCCAGG GGTCTCGCGCTGGCTCGCAGCATCAGGGACAGTGAAAGAGGGGGCCGTGCTCAAATCGGCATCATTGACAATGAGAAAGACTCCCCAGACCTCATGCAGATCATGAAGATGGTGCTGGGTGAGAGGCACGGGGAGCTCCAAGACGCCATCCCAGATGTGAAAGCAGatgagctgcagaaagcaaatgtccGGCTCTACCA TGTCTATGAGAAGGACAGCGACCTGGTGGTACAGGAGGTAGCCACCCGGCCCCTGACACAGGATCTGCTCCAGCACGAG GACTGCTACATTTTAGACCAAGGTGGTTTTAAGATTTACgtctggaaaggaaaagcctccagcctggaagagaaaaaagcagcctTCACTCGAGCTGTG GGTTTTATCCAAGCCAAAGGCTATCCTTCATCCACTAACGTTGAAGTGATCAATGATGGAGCAGAGTCAGCCATGTTTAAACAGCTCTTCCAGAGATGGACAGAAAAGGATGAAACGCAAGGGCTGGGCAAAGTCTACACTACTGGCAAAATTG CCAAGGTGGAGCAGGTGAAGTTTGACACCACTCAGCTCCACGCCAGACCGGAGCTAGCTGCTGAGCAGAGAATGGTGGATGATGCCTCTGGAGAGATAGAG GTGTGGAGGATTGAGGATTTGGAAATGCAGCCTGTGAATCCCAAGACATATGGGCAGTTCTACGGGGGGGATTGCTACCTGGTCCTGTACACCTACCTGAGATCAGGCAGGCCTCACTATGTCCTCTACATGTGGCAG GGTCGCCATGCCTCTGTGGATGAAATCACCGCCTGTGCCCTCAATGCCATTGAGCTGGACAAGAAGTATGGGGACGAGGCTGTGCAGGTGCGCGTGACAATGGGCAAGGAGCCCGCCCACTTCCTGGCGATCTTCAAGGGCAAGCTGGTCATTTACGAG GGTGGCACAAGCCGGGCTCAGAAAAGCACGCCCGAGCCAGTGATCCGCCTCTTCCAGGTGAGGGGCACAGATGAGATGAACACAAAGGCCACGGAGGTGCTGGCCCGGGCCTCCTCACTCAACTCCAATGATGTCTTCCTGCTGACCACCAGCCAAGTCTGCTACCTGTGGTGCGGGAAG GGATGCAGCGGAGATGAGAGGGAGATGGCAAAAATGGTAGCTGACATCGTTTCTAAACGGGACAAGCAAACCATTTTGGAAGGACAAGAACCAGCACAGTTCTGGGAAGCCTTGGGAGGCAAAGCACCTTACGCCAGTGAAAAGAG GTTTCAAGAGCAGATCACACACTACCAGCCTCGCCTCTTTGAGTGCTCAAACCAGACAGGTCGATTCATCATGACAGAGGTAGTCGGCTTCTGCCAGGAAGACTTGGACGAAGATGATGTCATGCTGCTAGACACATGGGAAGAG ATTTTCCTTTGGATTGGCAAAGCCTCCAACACATGCGAGAGGAACGAGGCAATTGCCTCAGCTAAAGAGTATCTCAAGACCCATCCGGCAGGGAGAGACTTGGCAACTCCAATAATACTGGTGAAGCAGGGCTATGAACCCCTCAACTTCACAGGATGGTTCAACGCTTGGGACCCCTACAAATGGAGC GATGGCAAGTCCTATGAGGAGATGAAGAACAGCTTAGGAGACATGTCGGCTATAGCTGAGATCAAAGTG GACCTTAACAACATCAACCTGAACAAGACAACCCTCAGCACGACCAACTTTGTTGTTTCAAGCGTGGCAGGTGCTTCCCCAGAGTATAAATCACACTTCAACCACAGTAACAGCAACAGCTACAGCAATAGCAGCAACTACAACAACAGCATCCCCTCCTCGGTACCCAACGGTGAAGGAATGTACTCCCGAGAGGTGCTGATGAACAAGACAGTGGATGAACTTCCAGAAGGCGTGGATCCCACTAAAAAAGAG TACTATCTCTCTGATGCTGATTTCCACGATATCTTTGGGAAGTCCAAGGATGAGTTCTACCAGATGCCCAAATGGAAGCAGCAGAACGAGAAGAAGCGATGTGGACTCTTCTGA